The genomic segment agagtgggcattctgattgtttataaTTCTGTTTTTTTACTATTCACGATGATCTTAAAATTCTGACAttgtagcaaagaatatagacgcttagcgtCTTAGCTAAGCGTCTATCTTCTTTGATTGTAGGTCCGAATTCACCCTTAGAGTTATGCAACtctaaatacaaaaaacaaaactattGGAATTTAAAAACTGTTAGGCAACTAATACTACACTCATCGTCGAAACGATGaaaagtacaaaattaaataatcatttttttaaattactatttCAATCCAATAAACCAACAACTACTCTCTGTATAATCATAAGGTATTCCcctaattataattttgtttaggATCACGATAGGCCCGAAGAAAACGTGGAGAATTTATTGGAGATTCCTTATGTTAGATCTACGGGATATCTAGCTAGGGCTGTGGTCAATACTGTGCTTAAAGGCGGTCAAATTTCGCAAGATTTAGAAAATGATCCAGAACCGTGCAAATTATCTTAATGTTTCATATTTAGAATACTTAGTTTTGGATCTTTTAATAATATATCGTAAATATTAAATCGACTAGGTGTTTTTCTACAGCAATAACTATGTTTTTGTTTGGTATTTTCATAAAATTGTGGAATACAATACTTTGTTAATAGATAAGATTAAAAATGTGCCATGTTGGTTATTGTttgtattatataaaaataaataattattgttgaCATTGCGTTTTTTATTGCAACTCAAGTGAATCCATTATCGATACGCCCTGTATATTATTCTGCTCTATCTATTTATAAAATCTATGAAGTCTTGGAATATTTAAGCGCTTTTCGATATAATTCGCACATCGAAAGTAACAAGTATTATCTGTTATGCAGATGGCAACTCAGAGGAACTTAGCGCTCTTCAGTATGGATATAATTATAAAGTACTATTTTTAGAGATTGGCCTACTGAACAGGgcattttttaagttttagatAATCCATATAAATTATCCGAATTCATAGTGGAACATCATGTACAGATGTATTATTCGTTAcgaagcaaattactgagaaatcactagagtataatagaccagtgttactgtgtctgattgacccaaagaaaacgtttgacagagtaagactcaaatatgtaatccatcttctgtataatagaagtTCCCTTTAATactataaaaactatcgaaaacatctaccaaaacaacaaactGGAAGTTAGAATAGATgtacaacttacagaacctatagaaataggcagcggaataagaaaaggggattcattgagccccattctcttcaatttgattatgtatgaaatcatcaaaagcgttaacaaaagaagaggatacagaatgggaaataaagaaataaaaatactctgttacgcagatgacgcaatattgacAGCACAAGATGAAGACAGTCTGTAAAGATCATGTCTTGATCTAACAAAAACATACACAGTTCATTACAAAGTCAAAAGCATGAGGCGGGTGGACTGTGGCTCTGACCACATCTTGATAAGAATAAATTTTGCAGTAGGGGAGGAAAAAGAAAAACGAGCTCAGGCATCAAGACAGTGACTAGAAAGGGAAAACGCAAAATACTGAGAAACATTTAAGGAAAAATAAAGAGTGAGGAAGGATGTATAAGAAACAATCACGAAGTATATGAGCAGTAAGGTAGCCTGAAATTACGACATCTGTCAAGGCACAAACAATCATGAGATGGATAGAAAAAATGAAACTGACTTTATGAAAAGTGACTTTAAAGCAGCCTTTTACCGTATGCCTACAAGGCCTGTTGTGCACTGTAAATAAATTGTCTAGAATGTGAATGACTAAGTTATCAACTGATAGAATTAATAGTACACAACCAGATACCAAAATACCTTGGCATACATCTAGATAGAACTTTTTCTTACCGATACCACTATCAAGATATCAACCAAAAAGTAGGCACAAGAAATAACATCATCCGCAAACTAATACAAGACCACACATCGTATAATTCAGATTTTGCAGTAAGGTGTCAGCTGTATAAGCTCATCCATTCTTCATCCAGTTGGTCTTTGGATTCACACCTCTGCACTTCTCTAAAAATTTTGTGTACACAGTGcccacaaaaagaaaaaaacaattcAATTGCACACTACAATGTATAGAcaatgtaattaaaaataatacaccAATCCAATTtcacatatttttatttatacactACATAAAAATGAGTAATTTTTGGTTTGGTAATCACTATCTTTACTGTCTTTCTTTAAGTCTTAAAATGATATACATATCCTTGCACATTTAAAGAAAtgcatataaataaattatttaaaataaattataaagtttaaaaatgtcCCCTAATAATTATTCTCTATAAAGAATATCAATTATCAATCAAGATGTGGTAAAATATAATTATCACATATCGTCATGTTAAGATGCCACATGAAGTGGTTGACGCCTGGCACAGTGACTagctttaatttctttttttcatAAAGTGTTTTCAATCCAATCGAGTCCTGCTGAAATATGGCACGATCCTTGATATCTATCACTGTTCCGTTTTCGTTATAATATCCAAACTgactaaaaataaacttgatattAACAACAATTTACAACAAATATAGCATTATAGCTTctgaattttaatattaaatttaatattggaAATATAAATGAACTGCACTTGGTTTTGatgttaatgtcaaatgtatgaACTTTTATCCATATTTCAACCAAGAACAACACTTACATAGGGTGTCTTTTATATTTTGCATATAGAGTCGGAATGAAAAATTTGGCATTTTCTTGCAACAAAAATTGGATTGTTTTTGTGGAGAattatttgtgttaattttttgaAGCTCAGTGATAATTTGTagcaaacaaattattttttaacaatcAACAATAAAAGTGCTGTGTTCTTGTCATGTAATCATTGCCATACATTCTATTCTAAAAACAAATGTCTGACCAATATTTTGGTTAAGCAGACAATGCCATCTTGATCTCAGATATTGAAGATAATATACAGCAAATGGTACAAcataacaaaaaatttattacaaaacttACTGAACAGTTGGGACTGGTTTCAGTAAACAGAGTATACTAAGTGCTTATTCTATATTATTACATACCTAGATTGCCAAGGTGTTATGACATTGTCATCAGGCCCCCCAATCAATACAAGTCTATCTAATTTGAGCAAAGCATTTTTGAAATCATCACTTTTAACATTTTCAATCTCATTATTTATGTACGGCAAATATTGAGAGTAATCCATGTACAACTTTTTATGATAAGGATCATTCCAATAATTTCCTACAGAAGTATGTTGTCCAACTCTAGAATAAAATAACTCAAAAGCTGTTTCTAAAGCTAATCCTGGGAAATATAAATGAAGAAACTGTGCTAAAAATATCAATGTGTAAGAATTCTTTCTtctaaagtaaatattttatttcttacttccATATTGTCCAGCTTGAGGACCACTTAATGATATATATCGATGAACTGTGTGATTTGGATTAGCTTGAAGAATAGTTCTACCAAGAAGAGCACCTTGAGAATAACCTGAAAATGGTATTAAGTACAGTCAAATCATAGCTAAGTATTGTGTAAAATATTTACCTAGAAAGTTGACACCTTCTGGATATTTCATCGTGATATTTGTTATAGTTTGAGAGACTTGTTGAACTTGATACCACATATTTTCCAAACTATACCATCCTTCAAATTGTTGAATATTATACACCACAGTGCCTGGATGTTTCTACAAAATCACATCACCTGTATGAATTTGGTaatgatttttaaaatatattacctCTTCTATTCGTTTCTTAATTAGCTCCATGCTTTCCGCACCAGTCATAACTCCATGTAACAAAATAACAGGCTTATAACCATGAGTTAGTGTGTATACCACactaaaaaatagaataaagaataaatttttcATTATGTTTGAGGAGAATGTAAACGTTTATATAAATAAGCGTGAAAAACTTTTCAGAGTAGGTATGTCCCTCTTTTATTGTTTCCAATAACCTTGGATTGTTTTTTATGAAAGAAAAACAATGAGTattgataaatttaaagaaaaggtCACGGACGAACTtcatatcaaaataaataattattgcgACAGCGACAAGCGACAAGGACGCAtttgcgtctatattctttgctattaTTATCATGAGATTCATGAGCGGTTCTAGGATTAGGATCCATGGTAGCAGGCCCCCTTGTAAAAGTCCTGAAAAAGCATGTCATGTAAAGAAAAGAGTTAACACCATACAAGCTTATGCAAAAGGTAACAACGTATATACCgaccaaaatatttaataaatcgaTCGGTAATTGCTAAATCACAtggtaattaacaataaagtgTTAGTAATATTCTAAAGACTTTTATAGCATCGGCAGTTGGTAATCAAATAATTGATTTGGCCATTGCAGGAATTGAAAGTCAAATGAGTCAACGAGAGACTTTAGTTATAATACCGTTATACTGATGGCAcccaatttaatttaactatgtTCTGATATAACCGTTACGTTGCGCCTTGCTCAAGTTTTTCAACAGTATATAATATCCCATTCTCTCCTTTCCATTTCTAACGATGTGCAGACGAGCGATGCTCAGTAGAGTCTCCATAACGGTTGTTGGTGCGCTCCTTAAAGTTTTTGCAATTTCAAGGTATGAAAGTCTTTCATCTTCTTTACGGTACTGTTTCcttaaggaggttggtaatcatcaagggaattttcatttttgaaattgcAGCTCTGCATTCATAGcactttttaagattatttaaccGGGAAATAATGCATTTTCCTACAGTACTCATCTTTCCTTATATCTTTACACCTTGATAATTTGGGCATAGCAGTTTTCTGAATGCATTTGGTTACCATTAAATTAGTCACCACTCTCTTTTTTCAATGATTGCAAGTAATAGTTCTTTTGCCGATAATAATAAGAATTGCAGCCGCCACTGCTGACTAACCATCTTGACGTGAAACGTGAAACTAAACTTTCTATCTAATTGACATACGTCACACTGTGTCAACATCTGTCAATAATAACAACAACACATCAACACAAGTCATTAGTGCTATCTCgctattttattggtttttacgATATTTTTATCAATATAAAATGAACCACGAAGAGAAAATGATGATAGAAGACAACAATCCAACACTCGGCCAACCACTGAGTGATTTTCTTCTGCAACTAGAAGATTACACCCCAACTGTAAGTAAAATAGCCATTATTTTTATATACCCTGTTGCTAACTTGTTATTTTTAGATTCCAGACG from the Diabrotica undecimpunctata isolate CICGRU chromosome 1, icDiaUnde3, whole genome shotgun sequence genome contains:
- the Ppt2 gene encoding lysosomal thioesterase PPT2 homolog, encoding MKNLFFILFFSVVYTLTHGYKPVILLHGVMTGAESMELIKKRIEEKHPGTVVYNIQQFEGWYSLENMWYQVQQVSQTITNITMKYPEGVNFLGYSQGALLGRTILQANPNHTVHRYISLSGPQAGQYGTQFLHLYFPGLALETAFELFYSRVGQHTSVGNYWNDPYHKKLYMDYSQYLPYINNEIENVKSDDFKNALLKLDRLVLIGGPDDNVITPWQSSQFGYYNENGTVIDIKDRAIFQQDSIGLKTLYEKKKLKLVTVPGVNHFMWHLNMTICDNYILPHLD